The genomic stretch GCAAGCTTTGAATTTCGGAGTTTAGTGCCAGTTCAGCATCTACCGTTAAATTTGTAAACGCATGCAACGGAGCTTTTATAAATGGATAAGATTTTCCTTTATGAAAATTGACAACAATCATCTCCTGTTCAAGTCCGGAAGGAATCGTAATGGACTGATTTCTTATTCCTGAAAACCAGATTCTTTTGCAGGATTGGATTTCTTTTAAACTTACATTGTCGTAAATGGACTTCGGTGTTTCAGTGAGGTCAATTACGAGATAGGTATTTCCGTCCGGAAAAAAGCGATCCAATTGATGATCCGGTATATAATCTTTGTAATAGAGAAAATGATCGATAAATAAATCCAGCGGTGCTGCAGGCTTATGTATTTTTAAGATCATTAGTGCAAATATATAAAATCAATAGGGAGGAAAGGATCCATAAAGTTTCGAACTTTGCATTCATTCATATGCAAATTAAAACACAGATACGACTTATATCAATATACTTGATTTACGTATTGCTGCTTTTTATCTTGCCCAATTGTGGAACAAAAACCAGACTGCAGAAAGAAACTGTCGCAGAAAGCATTGAAAATCCTTTGATGGATTCATTACAATACTTGAAGTGGATTCAGAATCTGGATACCGCAAACATCGATCATTTTAAAGTCAACATCAATATACATTTTGTAAAACATCCAGAATGGGCAACATTTTATAGAGGGTCTCCTGAAGATTCGGAAATATCAAACGGATTGCACTGGGCAGGTTTATTGATCAATCACGCAAACTGGGTTTTGGATTCTTTAGGGGAGAGTCCGATTTCAAAGCAGAATATGAGGGGAGATGCACATTACAATTATCATATCTATTCAGAACCCGGGCATATTACGGATAGCTTTGGTGGAATCTGGTTTTGGGATCAGCGCGCCCCTGCAATTTTCCCATACGGTGACAAGGTCTTAAATATTGTCATTCAGGATGATGGCAAACGATTGCTCAACGGCAGTGCCTGCGGTTTGAATTTTTGCAATTCACTCATCCTTTACGGCGCTTATCAAAATGTAAAGTTCAAAGGAAAATTTGGTTGGTGGTCCTTTGCGTCTTTGTTAAATCATGAGGTCGGGCATATTTTTGGATTATGTCATTCCTTTGCATGCGACAACGAATGTGCGGGAGTGGACCTGGACCCGACAGCGGAATGTTATAGTGGTCCCTGTTACAATGATTGCGGCGGACCCAATTATGGCTTATGCAATAACTGGCTGGCCAACAGCAACAACATGATGGGTTACAATGCGAATCAAAATGCACTTACCCCCTGCCAGTGGAAACGGATCATGATAAATCTCCACCCCAAAGCTCAAAGCTCAAAGCTCAAAGCTCAAAGCAATATTATTTAACAAGTAAAGTTCTGAAAAATAATTTGAAAAAATACGTATTTATTTGAACTAACATTCGTTAGGGCGTGTTTTTTTCTAACAGACTAACAGACTAACAGACTAACAGACTAACAGACTAACAGACTAACAGACTAACAGACTAACAGACTAACAGACTAACAGACTAACAGACTAACAGACTATTCCTCCAAGCAGTCAAGCAGTCAAGCAGACTCAAAGACCTCCTCCCACAAGCCTATTCCTTCCAAACCACCTGACTCATCACAATATCCATGAGTTTTCCAGAGCAGAGGCCCTGAACGGTTACGGCATTTCCTACAACAGCAGCATTTTTAGATTTTTCCAGAAATCGAGGATCCATTTCACATTGAATAGTGCTTAATGGATTCCCCGTATCGAGTATCCAGATGGTCTTGTTTTCTACCTGTTGAATTTCCGTTATGGTGCCATTCACGGCGATGATTTTATTCAGGTATTTTGATTGTGCGGTTTCTTCATTGGTTTCAAATTCTTCCAATAAGGCAGCAGCAGTCATGCTAAAATCTGCTTTGGTTTCTGTGAGATCTGCATGCGGTTTATTATACATTTTATAAACCACAATGGCAGCGATACAGAAGAAAGCGGCCAGAAAAAAATAAACTCGTCTGTTCATATTTTTTAATTATTTAAAAAGAATTCATTTAATATAAAAGTATTCTCTCTGCGCTTTATCTGCGCGATCTGCGGGAAACAAAAAAGTCCATTGTTTTCCTTTACAATATCCCCAACCAGGATTCTGCCGATCTATAATTCAACCAACTCTTTTCATCTTCATCGTATGCAGAATGCGCTATCAATTTTCCCGGTTCCAATTCTCCTAAGGGAAACGGATAGTCACTACCTAATGCCACTTTATCAATTCCAAAAAGCGAAATCAGTTTATCCAACATGTCTTCATCATGTACCAGTGAATCCACCCAAAATTTGCCTAAATATTTATCTGGATGATGGGGATTATCTACAGCTACAAGATCTGGTCTGACATCATAACCATGTTTGATTCTTCCATACGTTCCGGGAAAAGAACCACCACCATGTGCAAATGCAACGCGCAGATCCGGAAATTTTTCAAAAACCCCTCCGAAGATCATACTGCATACAGCCAATGAAGTTTCAGCAGGCATGCCTACCAACCAAGGCAACCAGTATTTATTCATTTTTTCTTTGCCCATCATATCCCAGGGATGTATAAATAAGGCTGCTCCCAAGGCTTCGGCTTCTGCATAGAAGTCGAATAATTCTTTGGCATCGAGATTCCATGAATTAATATGCGAACCAATTTCAAAACCTGCCAAACCCAGCGTATTCATACAACGCTGCATTTCAGCAATAGCCAATTGCGGATCCTGCATGGGCAATGTTCCCAATCCTATAAAGCGATCCGGATACAAATGGATTACATGTGCAAGATGATCGTTTAAATAACGAGCTACATCCAATCCGTCTTTAGCTTGTGCCCAATACGAAAATAATACGGGAATTGTACTTAACACTTGAATGTGGATACCTTGTTGATCGCATTCTGAAATTCTCGTAGCGGGATCCCAGCAATTATTTTGAATCTCGCGGAAGAATTTTCCGTCGATCATCATTTTAGCACTGCAGTTGGAATGCTGTTCCAGATTTATGAATCCTCCATAGCCAAATTTATCTGCCCACTTAGGAAGTGTCTCCGGAATTATATGCGTATGAATGTCAATTTTTTTCATTCCTTTTCTTTACTGCTGATTAAAATAAAAGCCCAGCATTTTTTTCATACTTTGCGGAAGCTCGGGCAATTCTGAACGAGGTATCAGCAATGTTGAAATATTGTGAAAGTCAATAAAAATTTGATGCTTTTTTACAGTATCCATTAAATATTCATGTCCGGAAGAACCTCCTGTTCCTGATTTGCGGCCGAGCATTCGCATGACCATTTGTGCATGTCTGTATCTCCAGTTGGTCAATAACTCATCCATTTCTGTAATCGTGTTGAGCAGTCTGCAGGGCAATTGCAATAAGGGTTCACTGCCGTAAAGATGTATCAATAAAGCGGCCATGGCTGCTTTGAAAGATATACGCATTTTACCTTCGGCGATCTGTTGTGCATGAAAATCGGGATTGAAAATATTGGCGAAATAATTATCCGTATCACCATTCATTTTGAGGCGCATGGCTTTTTCATGTTCAGATAAATAATCACTGGATTGTATGGCATCTCGTTCGCGTTGGAGCATGTTATTCACGGCCTGCATGTATTTGCTCTTAAAATCGAATTCATCCATTTGTAAAAATGGAGTTCTTTCAAGCCAGGCCTCAATAAGATCAAACAAACTGGATGCTGTTTCGTGTTTTTGTATTTCTGTTTGTTGCTCTTCGCTGAATTCCTTGTAATAAGCATGTGGTGTATAACTGATCCGTTTTTCTATTTTTAAGCCCAACATGACTTCGAGTTTTCGAAACTGAAAACTCTGAAAACCGGATGCAGGAAATAAATAGCCTCTGAAATCCAGAAAATCCAAGGGAGTCATCGTTTCCAGAACTTTGATTTGCTGAATTAACAATTTGAGTATTTCATTCACGCGTTCCAACCTCGATACCGCAACGTCTATATTTTTTTCATCAACTTTATCAGATGCAAACATCTTCATCACCGAATCTACTTCATGTAAAATTTGCCTGAACCACAATTCATAAACCTGGTGGATGATGATGAACAACATTTCTTCATGCGCTTCTTTCCCAAGTTGTGCACTTCGTGGATGCTGGGCGTCTAGGATTTTCTCTAATCCAAGGTAACTGCTGTAATGTATTGAGGTGTATTTTTTATCCTGACTCATAAGGGTTTGTAAGCTATGGCTTTGATTTCTATTAATAAATGCGGATGTGGTAATTGATGCACGGCTACAGTCGTTCTCGTAGGACCATCGAAATCAAAAAAGGAATTATATATTTCGTTGTAGCCTTTAAAGTCATTCATGGAAACGAGAAAAGTAGTAATCTCCACAATATCAGAAAGATCTGCATTTGCCGATTGAAGAATTTCTTTGATATTTTCAATAACCGCTTTGGTTTGTAATCTGATATCGAGCTGTGTGGTTCCCATTTCATCAACTTCAACCCCTTCAAAACTGTTGTCGGGTTTTCTGCTGCTGGTCCCCGATACAAATAAAAAATCTCCGGCTCTTTTGATATGTGGAAATTTACCCCGGGGTTTAGCTTTGCCTTCTACAAGACGGGAAGATTTGTTTTCTAGCATGTGGTAAAGATATGGAATTGTAAAAGAACCGATACCTGCATTCATAGCTTAAAATAAAATGATGAAAAACTGATTTTTATTGGCTGTATGTAAAACTTAACCAACAAAGACGAAAAGAAGTAAGATGAAATATTCTATTAACATTCAGGGAGTTGAAATAAATCTGAAGGAGTTCGTTCTTTTGGGTTTTGCGCAATTTGAAGATATGCTCACAAGCCAGAATTTTATTTAATATGAAGCCAGAATTTAAATGGGAATCAAGAGATTAATTAATCGAATTACAAATATAAATGATTGTAATACAATATTATATATAGTATTATATATTTATATATCATTATCACTCATTTCGACTGCTTCTTCCACTAAGCTCACATTTGCACCCGAGTCGATATACCTGCACCATTCACAGGTCTCTTTCCCACAACCCGGGGTAAATTGTTTTTCCTTGATTTTGGAATAGCAATCAACGATAAGCTCTTCAAGAAACGGAACAAACTCACCGGGTTCCATTTCGGATTTTTCAAACTTATCGTCTTTACTTGGATTTACAAAGTAAAAGCTTGAGGTAACATTTGCGTTTTTGAAAGGCCCATAATGTTTAAGTAGGACTGCATAAAACACCATTTGTTGCCAGTAATTGCTTCCATATTTTAATTTGTCTGATGGAGCTTTAATTTTACTTAAATCGGGTTTTCCCGTTTTGTAATCGACAACTCGCACTCCTTGTTTCATGATATCGATTCGGTCCAGTTTACCAGAGATAGGTACTTCGCTGAATTCGGTATTGATTTTTAATTCAACTTTATCATCTTCTGCTTCGAGCCACTCTCCTTGAAAATGATTCAGAAAGGGCACTAACACGCGTTCACCTTCAGAAAGGTAATTTTCATATTCCCGCTGTGTAAAATGCGAATGAAATTTCAGCATCCCCCTTTTAAAATAGTTGAGCAGTTTCTCTCCTGGTTTTGGAAACTTTAAGCATTTTCCTTTCATGAAAAGTTCCAATGCATAATG from Saprospiraceae bacterium encodes the following:
- a CDS encoding amidohydrolase, which translates into the protein MKKIDIHTHIIPETLPKWADKFGYGGFINLEQHSNCSAKMMIDGKFFREIQNNCWDPATRISECDQQGIHIQVLSTIPVLFSYWAQAKDGLDVARYLNDHLAHVIHLYPDRFIGLGTLPMQDPQLAIAEMQRCMNTLGLAGFEIGSHINSWNLDAKELFDFYAEAEALGAALFIHPWDMMGKEKMNKYWLPWLVGMPAETSLAVCSMIFGGVFEKFPDLRVAFAHGGGSFPGTYGRIKHGYDVRPDLVAVDNPHHPDKYLGKFWVDSLVHDEDMLDKLISLFGIDKVALGSDYPFPLGELEPGKLIAHSAYDEDEKSWLNYRSAESWLGIL
- a CDS encoding RidA family protein; amino-acid sequence: MLENKSSRLVEGKAKPRGKFPHIKRAGDFLFVSGTSSRKPDNSFEGVEVDEMGTTQLDIRLQTKAVIENIKEILQSANADLSDIVEITTFLVSMNDFKGYNEIYNSFFDFDGPTRTTVAVHQLPHPHLLIEIKAIAYKPL